The following coding sequences lie in one Seriola aureovittata isolate HTS-2021-v1 ecotype China chromosome 5, ASM2101889v1, whole genome shotgun sequence genomic window:
- the LOC130170174 gene encoding cell division cycle protein 20 homolog B-like isoform X2, translating to MRLKLTTGGPNEWGQNDAHHVLYKRFRRRVTRRSSREAPAVSSPLASGRHCELSFEFDPVCQRLELDSPPRHRGPAQTVLHGNLHALERGVSHCRAVTSSNTPHTISAMGHPTTQHFSEQGWMWRAAVQEHDSAQQTGSDARRHDLQPFAVLDKAAVSLQGKSVMRLAAPSLQNDYYTNVLDCSCNGMIALALGSSVYLWNSETRALGGYLDPSPQTGRARRHQSVSSLCWSRDGRALCIGTRRGEIQLWDVEKKQNMRCLPSHLSVVGALSWKHQLLSSGSVLGRIHHLDPRAPAPLVGAAVQKTGICSLQWSPGDDWLASGSTDGLLHIWDGDVAGLARSKQPVTTMTQPTAVKAMGWCPWQRKTIATGGGWKDGELRIWDTQSGTCVTSTSTNSQICSLRWAEKKRYLVTGHGLPHHQIICWTSEFPSLKPVYQLTGHSRRVLHVALNPDSTQIFSAAVDQCFHIWDL from the exons GGCCAAAACGACGCTCATCACGTGTTATACAAGCGCTTCAGGAGGCGGGTCACccggaggagcagcagagaggcccCTGCTGTGAGTTCGCCTCTGGCCTCTGGGCGGCACTGTGAGCTAAGCTTTGAGTTTGACCCAGTCTGTCAGAGACTGGAGCTGGACTCTCCACCGAGACACCGAGGACCGGCCCAGACAGTCCTGCATGGAAACCTTCACG CGTTGGAGAGAGGCGTGTCCCACTGCAGGGCTGTCACATCATCGAACACGCCACACACCATCTCTGCCATGGGGCATCCTACCACACAACATTTCTCAGAACAG GGATGGATGTGGAGAGCTGCAGTTCAAGAGCATGACAGTGCACAACAGACTG GTTCTGATGCGAGAAGACATGATTTGCAGCCGTTTGCTGTTCTGGACAAAGCTGCTGTGAGTCTGCAGGGAAAGTCAGTGATGAGGCTGGCAGCACCGTCACTGCAGAACGACTACT ACACTAACGTCCTCGACTGCAGTTGTAACGGTATGATTGCATTAGCACTGGGCTCTTCTGTTTACCTCTGGAATTCAGAGACCCGTGCTCTGGGGGGATATTTGGACCCGAGTCCACAAACAGGACGAGCGCGCCGCCATCAGTCGGTCTCATCTCTGTGCTGGAGCAGGGATGGCAGAGCCCTCTGCATCGGGACCAGGCGAGGAGAGATACAG TTGTGGGATGTTGAAAAGAAGCAGAATATGAGGTGTCTACCGTCACACCTGTCTGTGGTCGGAGCCCTTTCCTGGAAACATCAATTACTCAGCAG CGGCTCTGTTCTCGGACGTATCCATCACCTCGACCCTCGGGCTCCTGCACCTCTGGTGGGTGCAGCTGTCCAGAAGACGGGGATCTGCAGCCTTCAGTGGTCGCCAGGAGATGACTGGCTGGCCAGCGGGTCCACGGACGGCCTCCTCCATATATGGGATGGTGACGTCGCAGGGCTCGCAAGGTCAAAACAACCAGTGACTACAATGACACAACCCACTGCCGTTAAG GCAATGGGATGGTGTCCATGGCAGAGAAAGACGATCGCTACGGGAGGTGGATGGAAAGACGGAGAACTGAGAATCTGGGACACACAATCGGGGACTTGCGTGACTTCCACCAGCACAAACTCACAG ATCTGTTCCCTACGATGGGCTGAAAAGAAGAGATATCTGGTCACAGGTCACGGTCTTCCTCATCACCAAATCATCTGCTGGACCTCAGAGTTTCCCTCCCTCAAACCAGTCTACCAGCTCACAG